One region of Zingiber officinale cultivar Zhangliang chromosome 7B, Zo_v1.1, whole genome shotgun sequence genomic DNA includes:
- the LOC122004275 gene encoding basic leucine zipper 4-like — MLLLDPSWFDSLGPVCSPSESTGPRSPDEQRMLRRKISNRESARRCRVRKRRRFEELRTESDQLMSLNRDLANRAGSMSHRCLLFRHENRRLRLESASLGRRLSELRQLILLRRVLTAARGGLIHEQALASLMT, encoded by the coding sequence ATGCTGCTCCTCGACCCCTCTTGGTTCGACTCCCTCGGCCCGGTTTGCTCTCCTTCCGAATCGACCGGACCGCGGTCCCCGGACGAGCAGCGCATGCTCCGCCGCAAGATCTCCAACCGCGAGTCCGCCCGCCGCTGCCGCGTGCGCAAGCGCCGCCGCTTCGAGGAGCTCCGGACGGAGTCGGACCAACTCATGTCTCTGAACCGCGACCTCGCGAACCGAGCCGGGTCCATGTCCCACCGCTGCCTGCTATTCCGACACGAGAACCGCCGGCTCCGGCTGGAGTCCGCCTCCCTCGGCCGGAGGCTCTCCGAGCTCCGCCAGCTCATCCTCCTCCGACGCGTGTTGACGGCGGCGCGCGGTGGTTTGATTCACGAACAAGCCCTGGCGTCACTGATGACGTGA
- the LOC122003665 gene encoding CASP-like protein 1B1, with the protein MADENGKQTETESRPWHQTVTLLLVSLRLAALVATSTAAGLMAFNKETKTVTVAVVGTNPILQSFTAAFQQTPAFVYFVLANAIASLYNLLAMLLRPCLKNRGRQVLVHLLDMVVFALVVTGAAAAASMAELGKNGNKYARWNPICDRFEAFCIRGGVALVAAFIGAVLLLLMNALSVVGLTCKNVTSNNN; encoded by the exons ATGGCAGACGAGAACGGGAAGCAAACTGAGACAGAGAGCAGGCCGTGGCATCAAACGGTAACCCTGTTACTCGTTTCACTAAGGTTGGCAGCTCTTGTGGCCACCTCCACGGCTGCAGGGCTCATGGCATTCAACAAGGAGACAAAAACAGTCACAGTGGCCGTGGTAGGGACCAACCCCATTCTCCAGTCCTTCACTGCGGCATTTCAGCAAACACCTGCCTTTGT ATACTTCGTGCTTGCCAATGCCATAGCGAGCCTGTATAACCTACTGGCGATGCTGCTCCGGCCATGCTTGAAGAACAGAGGACGTCAAGTTTTAGTGCATCTGTTGGACATG GTGGTGTTTGCTTTGGTGGTGACTGGGGCAGCAGCTGCAGCATCCATGGCGGAGTTGGGGAAGAATGGGAACAAGTATGCGCGATGGAATCCCATCTGCGACAGATTCGAGGCCTTTTGTATTCGTGGAGGGGTGGCTCTGGTTGCTGCCTTCATTGGAGCTGTCCTGCTCCTGCTCATGAACGCTTTATCCGTCGTAGGCTTGACGTGCAAGAATGTGACAAGCAACAACAATTAG